The Xenorhabdus poinarii G6 nucleotide sequence TTGCCTATTTATTCTGGAACATAGGCATTGCAACTAGGGGAGCAGGAAAAACAGCGATATTCTTCAACTTTGTACCAATTTTTGCCCTTGGTATACAAATGGCTATGGGAGCTATACCAAGTTTTGCCCAACTTACGGGAATTACAATAACTATCGTAGGCGTTCTGTTGGGACAAGGATTAATTACTGCACAACTCAAATCCAAGAAATTGTTCGTTAGAGAATAACTCAGTAACAGCCAGAATGACCTTGGTCACCAATATTCGCCATAATATACAAGTCAAAGTGTTATCGCTTTGGGATAGGCGGAAGTTAACGACTTTATGACAACCATTAAAATAAAGAAACAAAAATACGGGCTATACACGCAACGTATATCGCCCGTATCACATCGTTTTCCAAAATTAATCGTGCAGGGTCTGTTGTTACACTTTCCCTATCACCTCATGGTCACAAACTCTTCCGCCGCAGTTGGATGGATAGCCACTGTATTATCAAAGTCCTTCTTTGTTGCCCCCATTTTCAGTGCAACGGAAAAACCTTGCAGCATTTCATCCATACCAAAACCGATACCGTGGATACCAACAATCTTTTCCTCTTTACCCACACAAACCAATTTCATACGGCATGGCTGACGTTTTTGCGTCACGGCAGTATACATTGCCGTAAATGACGAGGTATAAACCTTAACCTGATCTTCACCATACTGTGCCTTCGCCTCTGGCTCCGTCAAACCGACAACACCGATTGGCGGGTGGCTGAATACCACTGTTGGCACATTGCTGTAATCCAAATGTTCTTCAGGTTTGTTATTAAACAAACGTTCTGACAGACGACGCCCTGCCGCAACCGCGACTGGTGTCAATTCCACGGCACCCGTATTATCACCCACCGCATAAATACCATTAACATTCGTATTCTGATACTTATCAACTTGGATATAGCCTTTGTCATCCAGCTCAACCCCCGTTACCGCCAGATTCAGCTTGTCCGTCATCGGTTCACGCCCAATCGCCCAGATTAACACGTCAACCGTCTGTTCCCGGCCATCTTGCAATTTAATCGTCAGGCTGCCATCACTATTTTTAATCACAGCCTGTAATATTGCTTCCGTATGTAATACCGGTCCTTCATTTTTGATGATTTCCAGCAGCGTTTCCACAATCATAGGATCAAAAGAACGCAAAGGCGCATGTTGACGGACAAACAGATGAGTCTCACTCCCCAATGCATTCAAAACACCAGCAATCTCAACCGCAATATAGCCAGCCCCCACGACAGCGACACGCTGCGGCATCTCATTCAGCTCGAAGAAACCATCTGAATCAATGCCATATTCCGCACCGGGAATCTCTGGACGAGCCGGACGCCCCCCTGTTGCAATCAGAATATGCTCAGCCGTGATCCTTTCGCCATTAACTTCAACCGTATGCGCATCGACAAAACGAGCAAACCCTCGAATGACATCCACCTGATTATTTCCCAATACGCGTTCATACGATTGATGGATGCGATCAATATAGGCCGTACGACTGGCGATCAGTTTTTTCCAGTCAAAACGATTGACGGTCGTATCAAAACCATAGTCGGGGCCATATTGATGAATAGATTCAGCCAATTGCGCAGCGTGCCACATGACTTTTTTCGGGACACAACCCACATTAACGCATGTTCCACCTAATGCCTTTGCTTCAATCAGGGCACATTTTTGCCCATACATTGCTGCACGGTTAATAGAGGCAATGCCGCCACTGCCAGCACCAATGGCAATATAATCGTAATGTTTACTCATCTTAGGTCACTTCCGTCTAATCAATTAAGTTACTGCTAACGTTCAAACTGACGTCTATTATTACAAAAAGTTATCACTAACCGTGGACGATTCCAGCTCTCATTATTATAGGCTATAGCTATTGAGTGACATCACGACATCACACACTCAAAGATCATCGTTTGAATAGCAATGCATTTCATGGCAACGTCGGCGATTCCCGTATCTTACTCAGGGACAACCCATTTGACTGATACATGTCCGGTACCTTCTGGAACCAGTACTTGATGCAGCCACGGTAATACCGCCTTCATTTGCTGCGCTAATTTCCAGGGAGGATTAATAACGATCATACCTGAGGCCGTCATACCACGTTGATCGCTGTCAGGACGCACGCCAAGTTCGATTTGTAAGATGTTGCGAATACCTGTTGCTTCCAGATCTTTCACTAAGCGTTTAATCTGTTGACGCAGAACGACGGGATACCACAACGCATAAGTGCCTGTCGCAAAGCGCTTATATCCTTCCTGAATACCTTTAACGACATTTTGATAATCCGATTTCAATTCATAAGACGGGTCAATCAACACAAATCCACGACGGCTTCTTGGTGGTAATTTTGATTTCAGTTGCTGAAAACCATCTTCCCGCAGAACACGGGCGCGCTTGTCGCGGGAGAATTCCGTACGCAACAAAGGATAATCACTGGAATGTAATTCACTCAGATTAAGCTCATCATGCTCCCGCAATAAGCGACGGGCAATCAGCGGAGAACCTGGATAATAACGTAGAGAACCGTGGGGATTCAGCGCTTTCACAACCTCAATGTAAGCTGACAATGCTTCCGGGATATCATCACGTTGCCAAATACGGGCGATACCTTCCTGATACTCCCCCGTACGCTCGGCATGTGCCCCACTCAATTGATAACGACCCGCACCAGAGTGGGTATCCAGATACAAGAAAGGTTTTTCTTTGACTTTAAATGATTCAATAATCAGACTTTGCACTACGTGTTTTAACACATCAGCATGGTTGCCGGCATGAAAGCTGTGACGATAACTTAACATTAATTTATTTCCTGTTGATTTTTAACTTCTTTTTATACGTTATAAGGTGGAAAATGCACTTCATCACCCCACAATCCATTGCATGAGTACGAAAACATGATAAAGCATAGTAACAAAGTCAATGCCGTTATAGCATCTTAAAAAGAGTCAATGTCAGTGAAGGTGTGAGGAAACAGACTAACCCACAGAAGCAAAATGAGGTCGATACCTTACCGTTCATCGATAGGATTTGATAAAACGGGCGATTTTATAGAACACTTTTCGAATCCCATGCAAACTATCGTGCTAATAAACCGATAAATGAAAAAAGAAAAAGTTATAACGCTTTTCTCCTCACTTGCTGCGCATTAGAAGGGGATATCTTGTAGTAAACTTTATCGTTTATAGATGGTTTATGCTCAATTTCTACCGAGAGAATAGCGTTATTCTTTGAAATCGCGTAATGGCTAAAATAATTTTCTTTATTTTCAGGTGGATAATAGAAGTTTGGTTTGATGAATTTTTTCTTATAAGATTCATGGGGAGGATGATACTCATCTGAATAAACAATTTTTTTGTCTTTGACAAAAATAATTTTATAAAAAAGACTGGCTTTTTCATTAAATTTTGCCCCGATAATATCCTCGATATCCTTGGGTTTCATGCCTTTATCAAGAATAAACATTTTATCCCAGTCAAAAGGCGTGATTTCGTTCATGTCAATCAAACAAGTGGTATTCTTCTGACAATACTTATCCGCATAATCCACAATCCCCAATTGTTTGTTATTAAACGATAAAAATAAAATGACAATCCCAAAGATTAAACCAAACATAATCATATTGTTTTTGTTAACGACATGGAAAAACATCATTCCCCCTTCATAATCAAATCGGATATGAGAAAACGGCTATTGGAATTTCAATCATGAAAATCAATTAATTAATGCTAAATTTATCACTTCATCTTGATGACTTATGCCTATGTCATGATATTAATAAACACAATCAGAAAAAAAGCCGCCCTGCTCTTCAACAGAGCCCTGATATTTTCTGGGGTTTACAATATGCCACGAAGGTATATCTTGAATTGTGGAGACAAAACCACATCACTCATTACTTACAAGCGATTGATAAAAATGCCGTTTGATATTGCAAGAGCGGTTTACAAGATAAAAATTGACACTTATTCTCTGTTTTTCAGCCCCAAGTGTGCTATGAACAGAGATTCTGGGTAGCGAAAAAGTATAATAAGTGTACTAACCTTTTTTTTGATTTCAAATAGAAAAATATGGTCAAGAAATAATAAATAAAGAAAATAGTTGCTAACGTGATTTAGTGATAGTTCGTAATGACTTCATGATCCCGTGCAGTTTGCTCATCACGATCCCGATTTTTCAGGCACTCTGGAACTGCCCGAAAGCCGGAATAAAAGTCAATGGACTGATATCGCTGCCGCCCT carries:
- the gorA gene encoding glutathione-disulfide reductase — protein: MSKHYDYIAIGAGSGGIASINRAAMYGQKCALIEAKALGGTCVNVGCVPKKVMWHAAQLAESIHQYGPDYGFDTTVNRFDWKKLIASRTAYIDRIHQSYERVLGNNQVDVIRGFARFVDAHTVEVNGERITAEHILIATGGRPARPEIPGAEYGIDSDGFFELNEMPQRVAVVGAGYIAVEIAGVLNALGSETHLFVRQHAPLRSFDPMIVETLLEIIKNEGPVLHTEAILQAVIKNSDGSLTIKLQDGREQTVDVLIWAIGREPMTDKLNLAVTGVELDDKGYIQVDKYQNTNVNGIYAVGDNTGAVELTPVAVAAGRRLSERLFNNKPEEHLDYSNVPTVVFSHPPIGVVGLTEPEAKAQYGEDQVKVYTSSFTAMYTAVTQKRQPCRMKLVCVGKEEKIVGIHGIGFGMDEMLQGFSVALKMGATKKDFDNTVAIHPTAAEEFVTMR
- a CDS encoding 23S rRNA (adenine(2030)-N(6))-methyltransferase RlmJ; this translates as MLSYRHSFHAGNHADVLKHVVQSLIIESFKVKEKPFLYLDTHSGAGRYQLSGAHAERTGEYQEGIARIWQRDDIPEALSAYIEVVKALNPHGSLRYYPGSPLIARRLLREHDELNLSELHSSDYPLLRTEFSRDKRARVLREDGFQQLKSKLPPRSRRGFVLIDPSYELKSDYQNVVKGIQEGYKRFATGTYALWYPVVLRQQIKRLVKDLEATGIRNILQIELGVRPDSDQRGMTASGMIVINPPWKLAQQMKAVLPWLHQVLVPEGTGHVSVKWVVPE